In Lactobacillus sp. PV012, one genomic interval encodes:
- a CDS encoding NlpC/P60 family protein has product MKKLSKLVASVAFSVGLLGVSTTAHAADNHYVVKHNSFVYNSKLKKVNLYKKVAGKKYTSTTYRVGTTLTADNVKTIKGKKYYQIGNNKFVRTSNLQTFADYLKKNKNKVVMPDLDETDSDAQGNLTDSGLKKVAENNQKDTTIYHREDSKMKSKLLSKAKNLFGAFHYGNHLGFGNWASPNRKGTTDCSGFVWIAMKQAGYNVPEKAFATPTMESDARINHQYFTKISASKAKAGDVMIVNVGNGLYSNGHAAILTGNYRGLATPIIQMGGNGNSVNYSTLGPSLGQTLLGGRFTYARPVMSYQKDQN; this is encoded by the coding sequence ATGAAAAAATTAAGTAAGCTAGTAGCAAGTGTCGCTTTCAGTGTAGGACTATTAGGAGTAAGTACTACAGCTCATGCAGCAGATAATCACTATGTAGTAAAACATAATTCTTTTGTTTACAATAGTAAGCTAAAGAAAGTTAATCTTTATAAGAAAGTAGCTGGAAAAAAATATACATCAACTACTTACCGTGTAGGTACTACTTTAACAGCCGATAATGTTAAGACAATTAAGGGAAAGAAATATTATCAAATCGGGAATAATAAGTTTGTTCGAACAAGTAATTTACAAACTTTTGCGGACTACTTGAAAAAGAATAAAAATAAAGTAGTAATGCCTGATTTAGATGAAACCGATAGTGATGCTCAAGGAAATTTAACTGATTCAGGGTTAAAGAAAGTGGCAGAAAACAACCAAAAAGATACTACTATTTATCATCGCGAAGATAGTAAAATGAAGAGTAAACTTTTAAGTAAAGCTAAAAATCTTTTTGGTGCCTTTCATTATGGTAATCACCTTGGTTTTGGTAATTGGGCATCCCCAAATCGTAAAGGAACCACTGATTGTTCAGGATTTGTGTGGATAGCCATGAAACAAGCAGGCTACAATGTTCCAGAAAAAGCTTTTGCTACCCCAACTATGGAAAGCGATGCGCGAATTAACCACCAATACTTCACCAAAATTTCTGCTTCAAAGGCAAAAGCTGGTGATGTAATGATTGTAAATGTTGGTAACGGATTATATAGTAATGGCCATGCTGCTATTTTAACCGGTAATTATCGAGGTTTAGCTACGCCAATTATTCAAATGGGTGGTAACGGTAATAGTGTTAACTACAGTACTCTTGGGCCATCACTTGGACAAACTCTTTTGGGTGGTAGATTTACCTATGCTCGCCCAGTAATGAGCTACCAAAAAGATCAAAATTAA
- the ybaK gene encoding Cys-tRNA(Pro) deacylase, protein MSKKNKNKKLKKTLVEKILDQKKIPYEQKTFKTVQQGDVQQVDTSILDEDRKLVYKTLVCEGNKVSPIVAVIPINDHLSMKKLAKASGNKKCELLPLKKLVPTTGYVHGANTPIGIYEQHHFPIYLSETMKDQPLIIVSSGEVGRSIKINPQDLQKITDGKFVDLVEN, encoded by the coding sequence ATGTCGAAAAAAAATAAAAATAAAAAACTTAAAAAAACTTTAGTTGAAAAAATATTGGATCAGAAAAAAATTCCCTATGAACAAAAAACTTTTAAAACTGTTCAACAAGGGGATGTCCAACAAGTTGATACTTCCATTTTAGACGAAGACCGCAAATTGGTCTACAAAACATTAGTCTGTGAGGGAAATAAAGTTAGCCCAATTGTAGCTGTAATCCCGATCAATGATCACTTAAGTATGAAGAAACTTGCAAAAGCTAGTGGCAATAAGAAATGTGAATTATTGCCTTTAAAAAAATTAGTTCCTACAACTGGCTATGTCCATGGCGCTAATACACCAATTGGAATTTATGAACAACACCATTTTCCTATCTATCTTTCCGAGACTATGAAAGATCAGCCTCTTATTATTGTATCTAGTGGTGAAGTAGGTCGTAGTATTAAAATTAATCCTCAAGATTTACAAAAAATTACTGATGGTAAATTTGTAGACTTAGTTGAAAATTAG
- the prmA gene encoding 50S ribosomal protein L11 methyltransferase: MRLLAIKIKAGHEIEDGLTYFLQEQLGAKGIEVRKRSDFIDQENRDRSILVELEDIADLPEDLELTAYFEADEDKDELVKKITAKIEEMKSYGLQTGNISLETNYVADQDWNTAWQKFYHVIDFSRHLAIVPEWEDYQPAFSDQQLIRLDPGLAFGTGGHTTTQLVLMALERSLIRPMKVMDIGTGSGILAIAASKLGAKEVLATDISDEAVTAARENIKLNHLDNIKVRKANLLKDTNEKFDLILANILAEVLVDLIPDLDTHLAEKGKVIFSGIDYLQLPKIEELLDEYGFEIKLKMREGRWIGLLIARKEN; this comes from the coding sequence ATGAGATTATTAGCCATTAAAATTAAAGCAGGTCATGAGATCGAAGATGGATTGACTTATTTTTTACAAGAACAATTAGGAGCCAAAGGAATTGAAGTACGTAAACGCAGTGATTTTATTGATCAAGAAAATCGTGATCGATCAATTTTGGTTGAATTAGAAGATATTGCTGATTTACCAGAGGATTTGGAATTAACTGCATATTTTGAAGCAGATGAAGATAAAGATGAGTTAGTTAAGAAAATTACAGCTAAAATTGAAGAAATGAAAAGTTATGGTTTACAGACTGGTAATATTTCTTTGGAAACCAACTATGTAGCAGATCAAGATTGGAATACAGCTTGGCAAAAATTTTATCATGTAATTGATTTTTCTCGTCATTTAGCCATTGTTCCTGAATGGGAGGATTATCAACCAGCTTTTAGTGATCAACAACTTATTAGACTAGATCCAGGTTTAGCTTTTGGAACTGGTGGACACACGACAACCCAACTAGTGCTAATGGCGCTAGAAAGGTCACTGATAAGACCTATGAAAGTAATGGATATTGGAACAGGATCGGGAATCTTAGCAATTGCTGCTAGTAAACTTGGTGCAAAAGAAGTCTTAGCAACTGATATTTCTGATGAAGCAGTTACAGCGGCAAGAGAAAATATTAAATTAAACCATTTAGATAATATTAAAGTTAGAAAAGCTAATTTATTAAAAGATACTAATGAAAAGTTTGATTTGATTCTAGCAAATATTTTAGCAGAAGTACTGGTAGACTTGATTCCAGATTTAGATACCCATTTAGCTGAAAAAGGAAAGGTAATTTTTTCTGGAATTGATTATTTACAATTACCTAAAATTGAAGAATTACTGGATGAATATGGATTTGAGATTAAATTAAAGATGCGTGAAGGACGTTGGATTGGACTTTTAATTGCACGCAAGGAAAACTAA
- a CDS encoding RelA/SpoT family protein, whose translation MSKYQEMTHEEVYEECKKYMNKEHLEFVEKAYQFAKAAHENQYRASGQPYIIHPTQVAGTLATLRLDPDTVAAGYLHDTVEDTPVTNEEIKEKFGKDVAFIVDGVTKLSKIPYKSRSHEEYLADNHRKMMIAMAKDLRVIMVKLADRLHNMHTLDHLRPDKQRRIADETLDIYAPLADRLGIGTVKWELEDMSLHYLNPQQYYRIVNLMQSKRSQREKYIADAISVLEKNLDDLGIKYEISGRPKHIYSIYKKMVNKHKDFSDIYDLLAVRVIVKSIKDCYAVLGAVHTKWKPIPGRFKDYIAVPKANGYQSLHTTIIGPGGKPLEIQIRTEEMHRIAEFGVAAHWAYKEGLQEAEQNDVNKKLNMFQEILELKDETVDSEEFMKSVKTDLFSDRVYVFTPKGDVYELPKGSSPLDFAYLIHSEVGSHSVGARINGKIVPLDYQLKTGDVVEMLTQANAQPSRDWVNLVKTSRAKNKIRRFFKAQDREENIEKGKKLIEEELTNRGFLAKDFLDKEHLAKVFDHFNAKDEDDLFGAIGYGEVSVLTLANRLTEDVRKAQEDKKKQELEEKIMNTGQQSVNQETPSPNNVMRLKHNNGVMVQGVSDLMLHLAKCCNPVPGDPIIGYVTMGRGVTVHRTDCPNVTEKARQAGRLIDVAWENIAKNNKNESYNADIEIYGYNRSKLLSDVITALNTKTQNIVNISGKVDNNNMAHIYATVSVRDAAHLEDILVRMRDIPNVYEAKRSNN comes from the coding sequence ATGTCAAAATATCAAGAAATGACTCATGAAGAAGTTTATGAAGAATGTAAAAAATATATGAATAAGGAGCACTTAGAGTTTGTTGAAAAGGCTTATCAATTTGCTAAAGCAGCTCATGAAAATCAATATCGAGCTTCTGGACAACCATATATTATTCACCCAACACAAGTAGCAGGTACGCTAGCAACTTTACGCTTAGATCCAGATACAGTAGCAGCTGGGTATTTGCATGATACTGTGGAAGATACTCCAGTTACTAATGAAGAAATTAAAGAAAAATTTGGGAAAGATGTAGCATTTATTGTTGATGGAGTTACCAAATTAAGTAAAATTCCTTATAAGTCTCGTAGTCATGAGGAATATTTAGCTGATAACCATCGTAAAATGATGATTGCTATGGCAAAAGACTTGCGAGTAATCATGGTTAAACTAGCCGATCGTTTGCATAATATGCATACACTTGATCATTTGCGCCCTGATAAACAACGTCGCATTGCTGATGAAACTTTAGATATTTATGCTCCCTTAGCTGATCGTTTAGGAATTGGGACAGTCAAGTGGGAACTTGAAGATATGAGTTTGCATTATTTAAACCCACAACAATACTATCGCATTGTTAATTTAATGCAATCAAAGAGAAGTCAGCGTGAAAAATACATTGCGGATGCAATTTCTGTCTTAGAGAAAAATCTTGATGATTTAGGAATCAAGTATGAGATTTCAGGACGTCCTAAGCATATTTATTCAATCTATAAAAAGATGGTTAATAAGCATAAAGATTTTAGTGATATTTATGATCTATTAGCTGTTAGAGTAATTGTAAAGTCAATCAAAGATTGTTATGCCGTTTTAGGGGCAGTTCATACTAAATGGAAACCAATTCCAGGCCGTTTTAAAGATTATATTGCTGTGCCAAAAGCTAATGGTTATCAATCACTGCATACAACAATTATTGGGCCAGGTGGTAAACCTTTAGAAATTCAAATTAGAACTGAAGAAATGCATCGAATTGCTGAATTTGGGGTAGCTGCTCATTGGGCTTATAAAGAAGGTTTACAAGAAGCCGAACAAAATGATGTGAATAAAAAGTTAAATATGTTCCAAGAAATTTTGGAATTAAAAGATGAAACAGTTGATTCAGAAGAATTTATGAAGAGTGTAAAAACTGATTTATTCTCTGATCGAGTGTATGTCTTTACGCCAAAAGGGGATGTTTATGAACTGCCTAAAGGATCAAGCCCACTAGACTTTGCCTATTTAATTCACTCTGAAGTGGGTTCTCATTCAGTAGGAGCCCGCATTAATGGTAAAATTGTCCCACTTGATTATCAGCTAAAAACTGGTGATGTTGTTGAAATGCTAACACAAGCTAATGCTCAACCATCACGTGATTGGGTAAATTTGGTAAAAACTTCCCGTGCTAAAAACAAGATTAGACGCTTTTTTAAAGCACAAGATCGTGAAGAAAATATTGAAAAGGGAAAGAAGCTAATTGAAGAAGAATTAACAAACCGGGGCTTTTTGGCGAAAGATTTTTTAGATAAAGAACATTTAGCAAAAGTATTTGACCATTTCAATGCTAAAGATGAAGACGATCTTTTTGGAGCCATTGGCTATGGGGAAGTTTCTGTCCTAACCTTAGCTAATCGTTTAACAGAAGATGTTCGCAAAGCTCAAGAAGACAAGAAAAAGCAAGAGCTTGAAGAAAAAATAATGAATACTGGGCAACAAAGTGTTAATCAAGAAACTCCAAGCCCTAACAATGTTATGCGCCTTAAACATAATAATGGGGTTATGGTTCAAGGTGTTTCAGATTTAATGCTTCATTTAGCCAAATGTTGCAATCCTGTACCAGGTGATCCAATTATTGGATATGTTACTATGGGTCGTGGAGTTACAGTTCACCGCACAGATTGTCCAAATGTAACTGAAAAAGCTAGACAAGCAGGGCGATTAATTGATGTAGCATGGGAAAATATCGCTAAAAACAATAAAAATGAAAGTTATAATGCTGATATTGAAATCTATGGTTATAATCGCTCCAAACTCTTAAGCGATGTAATTACAGCATTAAATACAAAAACACAAAATATCGTTAATATTTCTGGAAAAGTTGATAACAATAATATGGCTCATATTTATGCAACTGTTTCAGTGCGTGATGCAGCTCACTTGGAAGATATTTTAGTAAGAATGCGTGATATTCCAAACGTTTATGAAGCAAAGAGGTCAAATAATTAA
- the dtd gene encoding D-aminoacyl-tRNA deacylase — protein sequence MRVVIQRVNKAQVAIDGETVGKIKRGFLLLVGLKEGDTEEQVKKAANKVAKMRIFEDESGKTNKSLKDVNGEILSVSQFTLLADTKHGNRPSFMQAMRPPKSKELWELFNEELKSAGFQVETGKFGADMQVSLENDGPFTIVLDI from the coding sequence ATGAGAGTTGTAATTCAAAGAGTTAATAAAGCACAAGTAGCTATTGATGGAGAAACTGTTGGAAAAATTAAACGAGGCTTTTTGTTATTAGTGGGTCTTAAGGAAGGAGACACTGAAGAACAAGTAAAAAAGGCAGCTAATAAAGTAGCTAAAATGCGCATCTTTGAAGATGAATCAGGAAAAACAAATAAATCTTTAAAAGATGTAAATGGTGAAATTTTGAGTGTAAGTCAGTTTACTTTGTTAGCAGATACTAAACACGGAAATCGACCAAGTTTTATGCAAGCAATGCGTCCACCCAAGTCAAAAGAATTATGGGAATTATTTAATGAAGAACTAAAAAGTGCTGGTTTCCAAGTAGAAACTGGTAAATTTGGTGCCGATATGCAAGTGAGTTTAGAAAATGATGGTCCTTTTACAATTGTTTTGGATATTTAA
- the hisS gene encoding histidine--tRNA ligase, with amino-acid sequence MKVQRPKGTVDILPDDSYKWERVENVARNFFSRAHYREMRTPMFENYEVFSRSSGESSDIVEKEMYDFYDKGNRHIALRPEGTAGVVRAYVENKLYGPEHVKPLNVFYIDPTFRYERPQAGRQRQFHQIGIESFGSDSYLADVETIVLGHDLLAELGVKNYELHINSLGNAQVRKDYHDALVNYFTPLKDKLSEDSQRRLTMNPLRILDSKAAEDQEFLPDAPKIVDYLDEESRENFNKITSTLTQLGIDYVLDDDLVRGLDYYTGIIFEFMVEDPTLWESATTILGGGRYDHLVEEFDGPQTPAVGFGIGEERLMLVLQKQNPELFGNPAVDFFIANIGEGTELKAVEIVRSIRNQGYSAQYDVDQKKLKAQFKKANRVNAKYVITLGAKELENGILNIKRLADGETIDLSLNDLNDMENVVNKLEG; translated from the coding sequence ATGAAAGTTCAAAGACCTAAAGGTACAGTTGATATTTTGCCAGATGACTCTTATAAATGGGAAAGAGTAGAAAATGTTGCACGCAATTTCTTTTCACGAGCTCATTATCGTGAAATGAGAACACCAATGTTTGAAAACTATGAAGTATTTTCACGTTCAAGTGGTGAAAGTTCAGATATTGTTGAAAAAGAAATGTATGACTTTTATGATAAGGGAAATCGTCATATTGCATTGCGTCCAGAAGGAACAGCTGGAGTAGTACGTGCTTATGTAGAAAATAAGTTATACGGACCAGAGCATGTAAAACCATTAAATGTTTTTTATATTGATCCGACTTTTCGTTATGAACGTCCTCAAGCGGGACGTCAACGTCAATTCCATCAAATTGGAATTGAGAGTTTTGGCTCAGATAGCTATTTAGCAGATGTAGAAACAATTGTTTTAGGACATGATTTACTTGCTGAATTAGGCGTAAAGAATTATGAATTACATATTAATTCTTTAGGAAATGCTCAAGTAAGAAAAGATTATCATGACGCTTTAGTAAACTACTTTACTCCTTTAAAAGATAAGCTTTCTGAAGATTCTCAAAGAAGATTAACAATGAATCCTTTAAGAATTTTAGATTCTAAGGCAGCAGAAGACCAAGAATTTTTACCGGATGCTCCTAAGATTGTCGATTATTTAGATGAAGAATCACGTGAAAACTTTAATAAAATCACCTCAACTTTAACCCAATTAGGAATTGACTATGTCTTAGATGATGATTTAGTAAGAGGATTAGATTACTATACTGGCATTATTTTTGAATTTATGGTTGAAGATCCAACTTTGTGGGAATCTGCTACCACAATTTTAGGTGGGGGAAGATATGACCACTTAGTTGAAGAATTTGATGGACCACAAACGCCAGCTGTTGGTTTTGGAATTGGGGAAGAAAGATTAATGCTTGTCTTGCAAAAGCAAAACCCTGAACTTTTTGGTAACCCAGCAGTAGATTTCTTTATTGCAAATATTGGAGAAGGAACTGAATTAAAGGCAGTAGAAATTGTGCGCTCAATTCGTAATCAAGGTTATAGTGCTCAATATGATGTTGACCAAAAGAAATTAAAGGCTCAATTTAAGAAAGCAAATCGAGTAAATGCAAAATATGTAATTACTTTAGGTGCCAAAGAACTAGAAAATGGTATTTTGAACATTAAACGCCTTGCTGATGGTGAAACAATTGATTTAAGTTTAAATGATTTAAATGATATGGAAAATGTAGTAAATAAATTAGAGGGTTAA
- the aspS gene encoding aspartate--tRNA ligase, whose translation MEKRTDYAGNITSKYIGQEVTLYGWVQRVRNLGNLVFIDLRDREGIVQVVVNKDSGKELMDIASKLGSEYVIEVKGKVVKRASENPEMKTGEVEVEASEIDILNKSKVPPFEIKNDINAAEQTRLKYRYLDLRRPDLQQAIITRAKILKAVHEYFDENGFIDIETPILGKSSPEGARDYLVPSRIYPGSFYALPQSPQLFKQLLMGAGFDKYYQLARCFRDEDLRGDRQPEFTQIDMETSFLDEQGVQDYTEGLLKKVMKDVKGIDIETPIKRITWDEAMNKYGSDKPDTRYEMYLHDLSDIFKDSDFKVFSGAIADGGVVKGIAVKNGAKQYSRKKIEEKQDYIKRYNAKGLAWVKYEDGEFSGPIARFLTDENKEALKKEFNLEGGELVAIVADKWKVVTDSLDHLRREFAKETGIIPEDTYSFVWVVDWPLFEYDEGFGRWIAAHHPFTMPDDEGIKLLDTDPHKAHARSYDIVLNGDELGGGSIRIHKREIQEKMLKALGFTKKRAYEQFGYLLNALDMGFPPHAGLAIGLDRFAMMLAGKDNIRDVTAFPKNASASEPMMHAPAPVADQQLADIGIEVEKQYHDSIAETNERLEKEAAQQADQNTDWDK comes from the coding sequence ATGGAAAAAAGAACTGATTATGCAGGAAATATTACTTCTAAATATATTGGTCAAGAAGTAACTTTATATGGTTGGGTACAACGTGTACGTAATTTAGGAAATTTGGTTTTTATTGATTTAAGAGACCGTGAAGGAATTGTCCAAGTTGTTGTAAATAAAGATTCCGGAAAAGAATTAATGGATATTGCTTCTAAATTAGGTAGTGAATACGTAATTGAAGTAAAAGGTAAAGTTGTAAAACGTGCTAGTGAAAATCCAGAAATGAAAACTGGAGAAGTTGAAGTTGAAGCTAGCGAAATTGATATTTTAAATAAATCAAAAGTCCCACCTTTTGAAATTAAAAATGATATCAACGCTGCTGAACAAACTCGTTTGAAGTATCGTTATCTTGATTTGAGAAGACCAGATTTGCAACAAGCTATTATTACACGTGCTAAGATTTTAAAGGCAGTACATGAATACTTTGATGAAAATGGCTTTATTGATATTGAAACTCCTATTTTAGGTAAATCTTCTCCAGAAGGTGCACGTGATTACTTGGTTCCTTCAAGAATTTATCCAGGTAGCTTTTATGCATTGCCTCAATCTCCTCAATTGTTTAAGCAATTATTAATGGGGGCAGGATTTGATAAGTATTATCAATTAGCTCGTTGCTTCCGTGATGAAGATTTACGTGGAGATCGTCAACCAGAATTTACTCAGATCGATATGGAAACCTCATTCTTAGATGAACAAGGTGTTCAAGATTACACTGAAGGTTTACTCAAGAAGGTAATGAAAGACGTTAAGGGAATTGATATTGAAACTCCTATTAAGCGTATTACTTGGGATGAAGCAATGAACAAGTATGGTTCAGATAAGCCGGATACTCGTTATGAAATGTATCTTCATGATTTAAGTGATATTTTTAAAGATAGTGACTTTAAAGTATTTTCAGGAGCAATTGCTGATGGCGGAGTAGTGAAAGGCATTGCTGTTAAGAATGGTGCCAAGCAATATTCACGTAAGAAGATTGAAGAAAAGCAAGATTATATTAAACGTTATAATGCTAAAGGTTTAGCATGGGTAAAATATGAAGATGGCGAATTTTCAGGCCCAATTGCACGCTTTTTAACTGATGAAAATAAAGAAGCTTTAAAGAAAGAATTTAATCTTGAAGGTGGAGAATTAGTTGCGATTGTCGCTGACAAGTGGAAAGTAGTGACTGATTCCCTTGACCACTTACGTCGTGAATTTGCTAAAGAAACAGGAATTATTCCAGAAGATACTTATAGTTTTGTATGGGTAGTTGATTGGCCATTATTCGAATATGATGAAGGATTTGGTCGATGGATTGCAGCTCACCACCCATTCACTATGCCTGATGATGAAGGAATTAAGTTACTTGATACTGATCCTCATAAGGCCCATGCTCGTTCATATGATATTGTCTTAAATGGTGATGAACTTGGTGGAGGCTCAATCCGTATCCACAAACGTGAAATTCAAGAAAAAATGCTTAAAGCTTTAGGCTTCACCAAAAAACGTGCTTATGAACAATTTGGTTATCTTTTGAATGCATTAGATATGGGATTCCCACCACATGCAGGACTTGCAATTGGACTTGATCGTTTTGCTATGATGCTTGCTGGTAAGGATAATATTCGTGATGTTACAGCCTTCCCTAAGAATGCATCTGCTTCAGAACCAATGATGCATGCTCCAGCACCAGTTGCGGATCAACAATTAGCAGATATTGGAATTGAAGTTGAAAAGCAATATCATGATAGTATCGCTGAAACTAATGAACGTTTAGAAAAAGAAGCAGCACAACAAGCTGACCAGAATACTGACTGGGATAAATAA